Below is a window of Natronorubrum halophilum DNA.
CGGCGTGCGTTCGGTAGCGGCGGCGATCCGATCGCTCCGCTCGTCGGATGGCGGTCCGATCTAACGTTTACGAGCGTCTACAGAGCGGACCAGATCGATTTCTCGAGGCGTAGGAGGAAATTTGCTGGCAGCGTTGGAGGACACGCAGACGAACGAACGCACAAGAATCGAGTCCGCTTCTCACGTCCCGTTGCAGTACCGGGATGCGACGAGTGACGGAATTTTCGCCGCGACGTCGGCCTGGTGGACGTGGGCGACGGCACGCGGGTCGGGGTCGGGGCCGTCCTCGAGCAACACCTGTATGGCCTCCAGTCCGGCGTTCGTCGCGCCGTAGATGTCTGCTTCGACCTCGTCGCCGACGTAGATCGCGTCCTCGCGGTCGATGTCGAGTTCGCGGAGGATCGCGTCGAAGGCGCGACGGTCCGGTTTGCCGGCCTCGAGTTCGCCCGTCACGAGCGCGGCGTCGAAGGCGCGTTCCCAGCCGAGCGTGGTGATCTTGTCCCGCTGGGCGCGGACGGGACCGTTGGTGAGCAAGCCGACGCGATACTCGCGTCTGAGGTCCTCGAGCATGGATTCGACACCCGGTAAGGGCTCGAGCGACGCCGCGATCGTTTCGCGGTAGGCGTCGGCGACCGTCGCCGGATCGGCGTCCGTCTCCCGCCCCTCGAGCAGATCGGCGAAAATCGGTTCGCGCGTCTCGCGGGTGAGGTTCTGGCGATGGGCCTCGAGGTACTCCTCGCGGGTGAGCGCCGGCGCATCGGCGGCGGCGGTTGCCGCCTGCAGAATCGTCGCGCGGTCCTGCGTAGGCACGGCGAGCGTGTAGTCGAGGTCAAAGACGACCGCCCGTGGCATGGGTGTCCCCGGGGGCTCGAGGGGGTTGAAGCTATCCCTTTTCGCTCGCGGGCCGACGCGAGACGATCACGACCGTGAAACCCGAAGACGGCGCTCTTGCGATCAGTCGTCGCCCGGCTGTGGCGACGGCTCGGACCGTGACTCGAGCACCGGGACGACGGCGGCCTCGATCCTGTCGGAGTACTGCATGAGCGTCGTTCCGAGGATGCTCATGA
It encodes the following:
- a CDS encoding HAD family hydrolase, with amino-acid sequence MPRAVVFDLDYTLAVPTQDRATILQAATAAADAPALTREEYLEAHRQNLTRETREPIFADLLEGRETDADPATVADAYRETIAASLEPLPGVESMLEDLRREYRVGLLTNGPVRAQRDKITTLGWERAFDAALVTGELEAGKPDRRAFDAILRELDIDREDAIYVGDEVEADIYGATNAGLEAIQVLLEDGPDPDPRAVAHVHQADVAAKIPSLVASRYCNGT